A genomic stretch from Longimicrobium terrae includes:
- a CDS encoding MBL fold metallo-hydrolase yields MHETGEVRLHREAEGVTRIDHGWRGAGFIASYLIEDGDGLALVEAGPASTLDTLLAGIRAAGRDPAELTHILLTHIHLDHAAGAGHLARIAPRARVVVHPLGAHHLADPSRLLSSAARIYGDQMEALWGTMIPVDDERIDAAEDGLAVRVGGRTLRAVETPGHADHHHAWHDPDAGLVFSGDVGGVRLDHALHVRPPTPPPDVDTGRWLASVERLRALRPRILLPTHFGGIHDPEWHLDDLESRLRAWTALAERFDLKDRDGLARALAQSADPELLQASGDPALVGRYAETIPYDMMAAGLLRQRGRIAREQR; encoded by the coding sequence ATGCACGAAACGGGAGAGGTGCGGCTGCACCGGGAGGCGGAGGGCGTCACGCGCATCGACCACGGTTGGCGCGGCGCGGGGTTCATCGCCTCGTATCTGATCGAGGACGGTGACGGGCTGGCGCTGGTGGAGGCCGGCCCGGCGTCCACGCTGGATACGCTGCTGGCCGGCATCCGCGCGGCGGGGCGGGACCCGGCGGAGCTGACGCACATCCTGCTCACCCACATTCACCTGGACCACGCCGCGGGCGCCGGGCACCTGGCGCGCATCGCCCCGCGGGCGCGCGTCGTCGTTCATCCCCTGGGCGCCCACCACCTGGCGGACCCGTCGCGCCTGCTGTCCAGCGCCGCCCGCATCTACGGCGACCAGATGGAGGCGCTGTGGGGAACCATGATCCCGGTGGATGACGAGCGCATCGACGCCGCGGAGGACGGCCTGGCGGTGCGGGTGGGCGGGCGCACGCTGCGCGCGGTGGAAACGCCCGGCCACGCGGACCACCACCACGCCTGGCACGACCCGGACGCGGGGCTCGTGTTCAGCGGCGACGTGGGCGGGGTGCGCCTGGACCACGCGCTGCACGTCCGTCCCCCCACCCCGCCACCGGACGTGGACACCGGGCGCTGGCTGGCGAGCGTGGAGCGGCTGCGCGCGCTGCGCCCCCGCATCCTCCTTCCCACCCACTTCGGCGGAATCCACGATCCGGAGTGGCACCTGGACGATCTGGAAAGCCGGCTGCGCGCGTGGACGGCGCTGGCGGAGCGGTTCGACCTCAAGGACCGGGACGGCTTGGCGCGCGCGCTGGCGCAGTCGGCGGACCCGGAGCTGCTGCAGGCGAGCGGCGACCCGGCGCTGGTGGGGCGCTACGCGGAAACCATCCCGTACGACATGATGGCGGCCGGCCTGCTGCGGCAGCGCGGGCGCATCGCCCGGGAGCAGCGGTGA